The window CACGAGTAGATAATGCACACACAACTTTCATTTACCGgcaatttattaatattttatggtAAATCACAAGATTAGATTAGGCTTAATCATTAGTCAATTTAACACAATGATTCAACATAAGTTACAATTGAAAGTAACTTAGTTAAAGATGGGAGAATGGCAAGGTTCACATGAGACTTACTGGAGGGTATTGAGGGGGGGGTTCAAAATTTGGTTACACACTTCCGGCTTCCCTCACATTCTGGTGAATTCCTCACCCTTCTTCTTCCGTGTTTGTCAGCGGATGATCCTGATCCTCATGAAATATACCCTGAGAGGCATCCCAGCTCAGGGGGAGACCGAGGGTCACAGCCTACTGTGATCCCTGGAGAGCTCAAGGGGCTCTTTGCTTAGCACCACTATTTATAGGACCACAAGACGATTGTTGGTCAGtacttttccatcctggccatGGTTCAGATAAGGCAATTTTGCTATTTTCCTCCAACTGCGCCATTCCCCTACCTTCCAGAATGTACGGTTCTGGTATTTCCCAGGCCCCTGGCTGCAAAGTGAGATCGGGGAGCCCCTGTTTGTACTCACCTGTTATGGCTGTTGCCCACTGGTGATAGAAGGGTGGTGTGATATCAGTTAATCTTGGACCACAGCTGAGCTGGGGTAAGAGCCACTCCACCACAGAGGGGATAGGGATCTCTCAGCTCCTCAGATGTCTTTGATTGTACTTGTGTTTTGGGGGGCAGGTTTGGTTTGGGGAGAATATGGGGATTTGAGCAGTTAGACTACAGTGTGGTTCCACTCTTCTGTTTTGGGGTTgcttttttgcttgctttcttgaTGTAAGGCATGCAGATACTTTCAAACTGCATATGTCCTTTTTCATGCAGCCCAGttgaaaactttaaaatttCTGCAGGTCCATTAAAGGACTCCTGCTTCTGTGGACAAAAAATAATGCTTGAGAACTAAGTGCCATCAGTAACACCACCTAGTTACAATGAAACCCTAGGAGCTGTTGGATGGGAGACTGGATACCCAGTGGCCTACACCCAAGAGGTGCCTTGGAGCTCCTGATCTTGGAGAACATGCTGTTGGGTTTCCTCTGCTGCCAAGCAACCTGAGACAGCGCATCCTCATTGAGAGGTGATCGTTCTCTGAGCTTTTGATGCCTGAATTCAGGATAATGAAACAAACGTGGTGGTTGCAAATGTGTGGAAGGGCCTTCCCCTCTCGAGAAAGCAGGTGATCTTTTGCTATCTTTGCTCAGTAACAGgtctataaataataataattaaatgcaAACACTTTTAAAATCCCCAGGAATATATtcaatgctttttttatttgtttgttcttcccTGGAGAATTTTCAAGGCAGCTTGAGGTTAGCAAGACGACAGATCCCGTTCAAcagctgcttctgtgtttttgatattttatttctcagcGCTGGCACTCCAGCATCAAACCTTACTTCATCCCTCAAGCCACGTCAGGATGCCCAGAAGCACATTAAACGCTAAAGTGCTGTATCGAAGCATGCGGTGGCCAAGTTTCAGGCTCTCTGCCACGCGAAGGCTGCTGAAGCTGGCACTCGGGAGGGAAGCTGTGCAGCCGCTGTGCCTCACTGCCCGCAGCGCCGGGGCTGTCCGGGCACACACACAACCCCGGCACCTGGCTGCAAGCCCTGCGGGGAGCGAGGTGGCCTCACCACGGGCCCTGGTGGCACCGacacggggccggggccgggtcCTGGGCCGGGTCCCGCCCCGGGAGGGGCAGCGGCCGCCTCGGGCCACACctgcgcggcggcggcggcagcaccATGACGgtgggggcgcggggccgctTCTCCCGGCGGGGGCCCGGCGATGACCGGGTCCGCATCCTGAGCGGCccggaggaggacgaggagccGGCGGGGGTGGCAGCGGGGCCCCCGCGGGACCCGCAGCGGGACCCGGAGCGGGACGCGGAGCTGGCCGGGGCGGGCGGCAGGACGGTGCGCTTCGCCCTCCTGCCCGACGCCTACCAGCCCCTGCGGCCGCCGGCCCCCGCGGGGAAGCGGCCCTACAGCAAGCGGCTGAAGAAGTACGGCAAGGTGAGGGCGGCGGGGGGAGcctgggggccgggggagggCAAATCCAAGCCCAAAAAACGCGAGGTGTTGCCGTCTCCCGGCCGCCGTTTGGTCAGGGTTGTTGCTGCCTTCCTGCGTGGAAGGGCGGCCGGCGGCCCCGCAGCCTCCGCTCCGCAGGCTGTGGTTAGGAAAGGGCTGATCAGAAGAGCTTGTTTTGATTATTAATTTGGTTATTTTCCCTTGTTCGTGTTACTTGAATACTTCTACGACTTGTGCAGTTGTAGCAGCAAATAGTTTCAGTGTGCGCAGGGAGGTCCTGTCCTGGTGTCTGGGATCATTTCCCACCTGAGCGAGTGCAGACGTCCATCCGACAACAGGCTTTCTGCCCCGTTCTTTAAAAAACCAACATGATTTTGTTAAAGATATGCTTGTGAAGTGAGGCATCCAAAGCACTCCAGTCAGCTTGGCAAAGTTACGTAGCTCTGAGTCTCCTCAGACTTCACAGACGGCAGCATAGCTGCGAGCTGCCCTGCAAGTATTTCAGCTTCACGGAGCGGGGACGGATGGGAACCGCTTACTTCAGCCTCTGGTGATGGATTTGCTGCTCCGAGTTTGGCTTCCCAGTCGCAGGAAGCACGCTTCGAGAAGCAGCCTTAGCTTGGGAGGGCTCACAGCACACGTCTGGTTCCCGCAGAGGGGCTTTGGGAGCGTGCGGCCGTGCTGCGGTGCTCTGGTGTGAAGGAGCTGGTAAAAGTGCTCAGGGCACACGGCAGCTCTGGGGTGCTGCCTCTGTactgcccaggctccagcctCGCCGAGAGGGTTTGCAGGGCTTAGCTTTGCCAGGAAAGAACAAGTTGTGTAAGCGCGGGTGAGGCCGGGGTAAGTCAGTTGTGTGCGGtgtgggaaggaggaaaggagccTGCGGTGCGACACAGCGGGGCAGGGGCGGGTGGAGACAGGAATGGCCCCACGTCTCCTCCTCCAGTCCCCTCCATTTTGCTGTCTTGACTCCCAGTAAGTTTCCAGAGATGCAAATACAATGGCATTTGGCATTGCGGAAGGCTTTCCTGTGTCAGTACCGTTGTACAAGCTTCAAGAAATCTTGGGCACATAATAGATACTGAGTGGATTTCACTGATTTCATGATGTGTGAAAATATATCTCCCATTGCAGTGTTTTTCAGGTTACAAGAGGCAATTCTGATCTAGTCCCAGGCAACCACAAAGTGGAACTGACTAACAGTTAGATTGGATTTTTCCCCAAACTGACTCACCTTGTATTAATTCCCCAGTCATGAGTAAAAACCATTGAAAGTGAAACTTAAATTAATCAGGTTTATAGTTTTAATAATCTGTTGCAAGTTTTCTCTCAGGCACATGTGACTTTTTAAACACAGAGGTGAAGGTGGGTCAAAACATTCTTATTTTGACATATTTTTTGTAACTTAAAGCACACAAAGTTACTCAGGGCATGTGTTTGTGGGACACACATACTAGGTAGGAACTTAAACTTTTTATATTCCTGAATAGAAATCCACATAAAAGCCTTACTTCCTGCGGAGTCTGCATCCGCTCTGCTCTGTGGGTGTGtatttatatgtaaaaataGATGGTAAAACATTGCTCCATGCTGAAGCCCTCATCAGCTGTGAGAGAAGTCTAttttggggttggggacacTGTGTGAAGGAGGCTGTTGCAACAATTTTATGGCAAGCTATTTTCCATTacctgtccttttttttccccctctgttcCCGCACCTCTCCCTGCAGAACGTCGGcaaagccctgcagaaaggaTGTCGCTACTTGGTGGTCGGCTTGCAAGGACTGGCAGCAGCCTACTCTGCTCCCTTCGGGGTGGGCGTGCAGGTGGCATCGCTCGTCCGCTAGAGCACAGGGTGAGCACGAGCCTTTTCCAGAAGACTGCAGCTGTTTTGGCTTTTTTAGGATTAAATCATCATCCAAGACCATATCTGAGAAACCTCTTGGACATGCACAGCCCCgaccccctcctgcagcccaatTCCCTGGACCCGGTGCTCTTTCCTGCAAAAATCTCCTGTGCTTTTCAACCTTTAAAATCGGATGGGGTCAAAGAAATGCAAGGACACGGAAGTAATTGTGGATTAACTGAGCTGAAGAGTGGTGACAGACATGCACTGGTTGTCTAAAGTTACGTGTGAAAAGGAGCCGAGGATGGATGGAAAAGCAGGTAGatgagggacagagaagtgaagGGAAGTAGAGGGTGAGGGTGGTGGTTGGGAGGTGCATGAGAGTTGAGTTTGACAGGGGGAGCTGAGTTGAATCTCAACATAAGAGTTGAGTCTGACAGTCAAAGCTGTGGAGGAAACAGGTAATGAAGGATCAGTAAGAGGTAGCCTTTGGCTTCTTGTGTCTTTTTCTGAGATGGTTAAAATTGAGTATATGTAAAGATATACATGGATATAAATGGGCTGTGATCTGAGACATGGTGAGCTTTGCTGCATCACTGTTGTTCATCTCAAACACTGGCAATCGTGAGCCCTTAAGTCTTAGCACTGCTGTAAAAATCCAGAAAGGAAACAAGGTGTGTTTGTCTTCTGATTTTGGGGCATTAGAGGTTCACTGTGATTAATATGTTAAAActtccctctgctgctgtgaaatACACATACTGTTTTTTAGACATGGTTTATATCTAATGTACCTGAGTCTAGAAACTGAGGCTTTAAGAACACCTAGCTCTGTGGTGTTcattgggaggggaaaaaaaaaaatcacaagctgCATCTGAAAAAACTACACGTGCCGTTTAGGGCAGCGTGTTTTGTACAAGAGTGGGGCCAAGTAACCTGCTGGCTCCGTTTCCATATGTGGAAGTTGTAGCCAGAGAATGTCAGTGCTGAATGGAGCAGCTTCCATGTCACACCCCGAGGGATATAAATCTCCTGTTGATGAAACAGGAACAAGTGTTTTTAAGGGCCTTCAGGATTCtgtgaattgtttttttttttttttttttattccctcccaCATCGGTCTTTCATGGTAGCAGTAAATGATTTCCCCGCTAGCACTTTCTCTGTATTATAGATCTTTGTAGTCTTGATAGTTTTGTAATCAAGGAATTGAGATGTTCTGGAAACAAATGCTGCTCGGTtgatttctttgtcttttctgaATGGAGGGGAACTGCATGTCTTAGCACACTGgactgtatttcttttaaatgtagCAAATGGAATGGATTTGGAAAAGAAGGAtggaaaagaagtattttttcagtgttcttttctAACTGGACtgtaaataaaagtatgtgatcCTTGTGCTGTGATTAACTAGGCACATAAGCGTGCACACAAGTGAGGAGCTTCTCAGCCGTGGCCCGAGCAGAGAGGGGAAGCTGCCGTGTAAACTTCCCTGCATTGTTCTGCCTGTGGCCTCAGCCCTCTCCtagggggacagggctggagTCCAGGCTATGAGGAAACAAACGCTCAGGAAAGACAAGGTATAGAAAGCTGACTGTAGAGGACAGTGGTGGCTTCTAGTTGCAACTTTCTTGAGCTTCCCTGTGTGGGCAGACCTGTGCCTTTGATCTGCCCCACCAGTGTGCCAGAGGGTATGGATAACTGCTCTGTATTCTGCACTGGGAACAGAGCAGTCCTAAAACCCACAGGTCACAACAGTCAGCATGTTTGgggattaattttaaattttgttataCCACTATATGTTTTGT is drawn from Anas platyrhynchos isolate ZD024472 breed Pekin duck chromosome 3, IASCAAS_PekinDuck_T2T, whole genome shotgun sequence and contains these coding sequences:
- the C3H1orf115 gene encoding required for drug-induced death protein 1, with product MTVGARGRFSRRGPGDDRVRILSGPEEDEEPAGVAAGPPRDPQRDPERDAELAGAGGRTVRFALLPDAYQPLRPPAPAGKRPYSKRLKKYGKNVGKALQKGCRYLVVGLQGLAAAYSAPFGVGVQVASLVR